In Gemmobacter sp., a single genomic region encodes these proteins:
- a CDS encoding tartrate dehydrogenase, with amino-acid sequence MAPHRIAVIPGDGIGTDVTRAAWEVLTRATALEGAVLEGAWFDWSCETWVKTGRMMPEDGIETLRGFDAILLGAVGWPATVPDSVSLHGLLLPIRKAFVQYANIRPHRLLPGVTGPLRAEGFDILCIRENTEGEYSGAGGRVHQGTADEVAVETSIFTRAGVERILRFGFEQARKRRGKLASVTKSNAQKYSMVFWDEMTDRLAAEYPDVQVSRYHIDAMAARMVMAPESLDVVVASNLFGDILTDLGAAIQGGLGYAASANINPDRSAPSMFEPVHGSAPDIAHLGIANPIATIWSGAMMLDHLGETAAAARVMAAIEGATASGIGTVPGKDTTGAITAAVLAHLG; translated from the coding sequence ATGGCCCCCCATCGCATTGCCGTGATTCCCGGCGACGGAATCGGCACCGACGTTACCCGCGCCGCATGGGAGGTGCTGACCCGCGCCACCGCGCTGGAAGGTGCGGTGCTGGAGGGGGCATGGTTCGACTGGTCCTGCGAAACCTGGGTGAAAACCGGCCGCATGATGCCCGAAGACGGCATCGAAACCCTGCGCGGCTTTGACGCCATCCTGCTGGGCGCGGTCGGCTGGCCGGCGACGGTGCCGGATTCCGTCTCGCTGCATGGGCTGTTGCTGCCGATCCGCAAGGCATTTGTGCAATATGCCAATATCCGCCCGCACCGCCTGTTGCCCGGCGTCACCGGCCCCCTGCGCGCCGAAGGGTTCGACATCCTGTGCATCCGCGAGAATACCGAAGGCGAATATTCAGGTGCTGGTGGCCGCGTGCATCAGGGCACGGCCGACGAGGTGGCGGTGGAAACCTCCATCTTCACCCGCGCCGGGGTGGAACGCATCCTGCGCTTTGGCTTTGAGCAGGCGCGCAAGCGGCGGGGCAAGCTGGCCTCGGTGACGAAATCCAATGCGCAGAAATATTCCATGGTGTTCTGGGATGAAATGACCGACCGTCTGGCCGCCGAATACCCCGATGTTCAGGTCAGCCGCTATCACATCGACGCCATGGCGGCGCGGATGGTGATGGCGCCCGAAAGCCTGGATGTGGTCGTCGCCTCGAACCTGTTCGGCGATATCCTGACCGATCTGGGCGCGGCGATTCAGGGGGGCTTGGGCTATGCCGCCTCGGCCAACATCAACCCCGACCGTTCGGCGCCGTCGATGTTCGAACCCGTGCATGGATCTGCCCCCGACATCGCGCATCTGGGCATTGCCAACCCCATCGCCACGATCTGGTCGGGCGCGATGATGCTGGATCACCTGGGCGAAACCGCCGCCGCCGCCCGCGTCATGGCGGCGATCGAGGGGGCGACGGCATCGGGCATCGGCACCGTGCCGGGCAAGGACACGACCGGGGCGATCACGGCAGCGGTGCTGGCCCATCTGGGCTGA
- a CDS encoding NAD-dependent succinate-semialdehyde dehydrogenase: MHGLADTDLFRDTCLIGGQWRAAADGATIAVLNPATGAELGRVPDCTAADTSAAIAAAETALPAWKARTAADRAALLDRWFALVAQHADDLARLLTLEQGKPLAEARGEIAYGNSFIKWFAEEARRIGGSTIPSPTANRRILVLKEAVGVCAIITPWNFPNAMITRKVAPALAAGCTVVIKPSDFTPYSALALAVLAERAGIPAGVINVLTGLPQAIGAELTASPVVRKLSFTGSTRIGALLMEQCAPTLKRLSLELGGNAPFIVFDDADLDLAVEGAIQSKFRNGGQTCVCANRILVQDGVYEAFATRLAARVSAMQVGDGLAQGTDIGPMINAAAVDKINRHVADALAKGASLMSGAAPGPDGAQYVTPVVLRDATTAMQLATEETFGPVAPLFRFETEEQAVAMANDTPFGLAAYFYTRDLARAFRVGEALESGMVGLNTGLISTEVAPFGGVKQSGLGREGSQLGIEEYLEVKTFHIGGL; encoded by the coding sequence ATGCACGGACTGGCCGATACCGATCTTTTCCGCGACACCTGCCTGATCGGCGGCCAGTGGCGGGCAGCCGCTGACGGGGCGACGATTGCGGTGCTGAACCCGGCGACGGGGGCGGAACTGGGCCGCGTGCCCGATTGCACCGCCGCCGATACCAGCGCCGCCATTGCCGCCGCCGAAACCGCCCTGCCCGCGTGGAAGGCCCGCACGGCCGCCGACCGCGCCGCCCTGCTGGACCGCTGGTTCGCGCTGGTGGCCCAGCATGCCGATGATCTGGCCCGCCTGCTGACGCTGGAACAGGGCAAGCCGCTGGCCGAGGCGCGGGGCGAAATCGCCTATGGCAATTCCTTCATCAAATGGTTCGCCGAGGAAGCGCGGCGGATCGGCGGGTCCACCATCCCCTCGCCCACGGCGAACCGCCGGATTCTGGTGCTGAAAGAGGCGGTCGGGGTCTGCGCCATCATCACGCCGTGGAACTTTCCCAACGCCATGATCACCCGCAAGGTGGCGCCCGCGCTGGCGGCCGGCTGCACGGTAGTGATCAAGCCGTCGGATTTCACCCCCTATTCCGCGCTGGCGCTGGCGGTGCTGGCCGAACGCGCCGGAATCCCTGCCGGGGTGATCAACGTGCTGACCGGCCTGCCGCAGGCGATCGGCGCCGAACTGACCGCCAGCCCGGTGGTGCGCAAGCTGTCGTTCACCGGATCCACCCGCATCGGCGCGCTGCTGATGGAACAATGCGCCCCCACCTTGAAACGGCTCTCGCTGGAACTGGGCGGCAATGCGCCGTTCATCGTGTTCGACGATGCCGATCTGGATCTGGCGGTCGAAGGCGCCATCCAGTCCAAGTTCCGCAATGGCGGGCAGACCTGCGTCTGCGCCAACCGGATTCTGGTGCAGGACGGCGTGTACGAGGCCTTTGCCACCCGCCTTGCCGCCCGTGTCAGCGCCATGCAGGTGGGCGACGGGCTGGCGCAGGGCACCGACATCGGCCCGATGATCAACGCCGCCGCGGTGGACAAGATCAACCGCCATGTCGCCGATGCGCTGGCCAAGGGCGCCAGCCTGATGTCCGGCGCAGCCCCCGGCCCGGATGGCGCGCAATACGTCACCCCCGTGGTCCTGCGCGATGCCACCACCGCGATGCAGCTGGCGACCGAGGAAACATTCGGCCCCGTCGCCCCGCTGTTCCGCTTTGAAACCGAGGAACAGGCGGTGGCGATGGCGAACGATACCCCCTTTGGCCTGGCCGCCTATTTCTACACCCGCGATCTGGCCCGCGCCTTCCGTGTGGGCGAGGCGCTGGAATCGGGCATGGTCGGGCTGAACACTGGCCTGATTTCCACCGAGGTGGCGCCCTTTGGCGGCGTCAAGCAATCGGGCCTTGGCCGCGAAGGGTCGCAGCTGGGGATCGAGGAGTATCTGGAAGTGAAAACGTTCCATATTGGCGGCCTGTAG
- a CDS encoding aldehyde dehydrogenase family protein: MTLRFAPDDISLPQGHYIGGRYRAAAGELALTRPSDGAGFADCPVADAALVDEAVQTARAALKSSNWAGIRPRDRLKVLHAWADLMLAEAPRLARLEAVASTRPVDAAAAGDIAISAEQIRFFAEFADKEGGDVVPTDDGSLGMILSEPYGVVGAIAPWNFPISMAAWKLGPALAAGNAVVLKPSEMTPFSTLFMVELAERAGLPAGLVNVVLGNGPVTGNAITGHPDIAKVSFTGSTGAGQAIMANIARHGIKPMTLELGGKSPQLVFADADLDLAGRCVAAGITSNAGQACVSGSRLLVHESVADALVGRIAAAMAALEPGTTWQGGTPFSPIISARQLDRIDSIVQAAVAQGADVVCGAERFDRPGFYYRPTILSGVTETSPAVTEEIFGPVLTVQTFASEDEAIALASHPTYGLCAGVFTRDLSRAVRVTRAIESGTVWVNRYNRSLDHILPTGGYKSSGLGKDLGRAAYLANRRQKSVLIGL, from the coding sequence ATGACCCTGCGCTTTGCCCCCGATGACATCTCGCTGCCCCAGGGCCACTACATCGGCGGGCGCTATCGCGCGGCGGCCGGCGAACTGGCGCTGACCCGCCCCAGCGATGGCGCGGGCTTTGCCGATTGCCCGGTGGCCGATGCCGCCCTGGTGGACGAGGCGGTGCAGACCGCCCGTGCCGCGCTGAAATCCAGCAACTGGGCCGGCATCCGCCCGCGCGACCGGCTGAAGGTGCTGCACGCCTGGGCCGATCTGATGCTGGCCGAGGCGCCCCGGCTGGCCCGGCTGGAGGCTGTGGCCTCTACCCGCCCCGTCGATGCGGCGGCGGCCGGCGACATTGCCATTTCGGCCGAACAGATCCGGTTCTTCGCCGAATTCGCCGACAAGGAAGGTGGCGATGTGGTGCCGACCGATGACGGATCGCTGGGCATGATCCTGTCGGAACCCTATGGCGTGGTGGGGGCCATCGCGCCCTGGAACTTTCCGATTTCCATGGCGGCCTGGAAGCTGGGGCCGGCGCTGGCCGCCGGCAATGCCGTGGTGCTGAAACCGTCGGAAATGACGCCGTTTTCCACCCTGTTCATGGTGGAACTGGCCGAACGCGCCGGCCTGCCGGCCGGGCTGGTGAACGTGGTGCTGGGCAACGGGCCGGTCACCGGCAACGCCATCACCGGGCACCCCGACATTGCCAAGGTCAGCTTTACCGGATCGACCGGGGCGGGGCAGGCGATCATGGCCAATATCGCCCGCCATGGCATCAAGCCGATGACGCTGGAACTGGGCGGCAAGTCGCCGCAACTGGTGTTTGCCGATGCCGATCTGGACCTTGCCGGGCGCTGCGTGGCGGCGGGCATCACCTCGAACGCCGGGCAGGCCTGCGTGTCGGGCTCGCGCCTGCTGGTGCATGAAAGCGTGGCCGATGCGCTGGTGGGCCGCATCGCCGCCGCCATGGCCGCGCTGGAGCCCGGCACGACCTGGCAGGGCGGCACGCCGTTTTCCCCCATCATCTCGGCCCGGCAGCTGGACCGGATCGACAGCATCGTGCAGGCCGCCGTTGCCCAGGGGGCGGATGTGGTGTGCGGGGCGGAACGGTTCGACCGGCCGGGGTTCTATTACCGCCCGACCATCCTGTCGGGCGTCACCGAAACCTCGCCCGCCGTCACCGAGGAAATCTTTGGCCCCGTCCTGACCGTGCAGACCTTTGCCTCTGAGGATGAGGCGATCGCCCTGGCCAGCCACCCCACCTATGGCCTGTGCGCCGGGGTGTTCACCCGCGATCTGTCGCGCGCGGTGCGGGTGACGCGGGCGATTGAATCGGGGACGGTCTGGGTCAACCGCTATAACCGGTCGCTGGACCATATCCTGCCGACGGGGGGCTACAAATCGTCCGGGCTTGGCAAGGATCTGGGCCGCGCGGCCTATCTGGCGAACCGGCGGCAGAAATCGGTGCTGATCGGCCTGTAA
- a CDS encoding cupin domain-containing protein: MSLLKTVTISNATEARTAKADPEKLIAGDPTYTTWPVDSSRGGQVDTGIWESTPGTNRSIKGEAFEFCHILEGVVELTEDGHDPVIYRAGDSFVMKPGYVGTWRTIEKVRKIYVFVS; this comes from the coding sequence ATGTCCCTTCTGAAGACCGTCACCATCAGCAACGCCACCGAGGCGCGCACCGCCAAGGCCGACCCGGAAAAGCTGATCGCGGGCGATCCGACCTATACCACCTGGCCCGTCGACAGCTCGCGCGGCGGGCAGGTGGATACCGGCATCTGGGAATCCACCCCCGGCACCAACCGTTCCATCAAGGGCGAGGCGTTCGAGTTCTGCCACATCCTGGAAGGCGTGGTCGAACTGACCGAAGATGGCCACGACCCGGTGATCTACCGCGCCGGCGACAGCTTTGTGATGAAGCCGGGCTATGTGGGCACCTGGCGCACCATCGAGAAGGTGCGCAAGATCTACGTCTTCGTGTCGTAA
- a CDS encoding ABC transporter ATP-binding protein, which produces MTTNFVPVRIADVTKTYGTFHALKGVSLDIRAGEFVSVLGPSGSGKTTMLQIIGGFARPTTGRIWFGDTDVTLLPPQKRDIGVVFQNYALFPHLSVAENIAFPLRARKVPNAEITARVDKALATVELSGYGARPIAKLSGGQRQRVALARAIVFEPRLILMDEPLSALDKNLRETMQLELRSLHAKLGATIVYVTHDQREALTMSDRVAVMNAGNIVQIDTPRALYSSPADDFVAGFVGESTLLPVARAGADAVRLGDALLRSARPLPAGDQLLIALQAEALLPCDTSEAAADSNYLSGTVRDVVFQGESLKVEVALPGGAEIGFRMPSHHYNTTALPHRGETVRLKLHVQDTVIVPRTAA; this is translated from the coding sequence ATGACCACCAATTTCGTTCCCGTCCGCATCGCCGATGTGACCAAGACCTATGGCACCTTCCACGCGCTGAAAGGGGTGTCGCTGGACATCCGCGCCGGGGAATTCGTGTCGGTGCTGGGCCCCTCGGGGTCGGGCAAGACGACCATGCTGCAAATCATCGGCGGCTTTGCCAGGCCCACAACGGGGCGGATCTGGTTCGGCGATACCGATGTCACGCTGCTGCCGCCGCAAAAGCGCGATATCGGCGTGGTGTTCCAGAACTACGCGCTGTTCCCGCACCTGTCGGTGGCGGAAAACATCGCCTTTCCGCTGCGGGCCCGCAAGGTGCCGAACGCCGAAATCACCGCCCGCGTTGACAAGGCCCTGGCCACGGTGGAACTGTCGGGCTATGGCGCGCGGCCCATTGCCAAGCTGTCGGGCGGCCAGCGGCAGCGCGTGGCGCTGGCCCGGGCCATCGTTTTCGAACCCCGGCTGATCCTGATGGACGAACCCCTGTCGGCGCTGGACAAGAACCTGCGCGAAACGATGCAGCTGGAACTGCGCAGCCTGCATGCCAAGCTGGGCGCGACCATTGTCTACGTCACCCATGACCAGCGCGAGGCGCTGACCATGTCGGACCGGGTAGCGGTGATGAATGCCGGCAACATCGTCCAGATCGACACGCCCCGCGCGCTGTATTCCAGCCCGGCGGATGATTTCGTCGCCGGCTTCGTCGGCGAATCCACCCTGCTGCCGGTTGCCCGCGCGGGTGCCGATGCCGTGCGGCTGGGCGATGCCCTGCTGCGCAGCGCGCGGCCGCTGCCGGCGGGCGACCAGCTGCTGATCGCCTTGCAGGCCGAGGCGCTGCTGCCCTGCGACACGTCCGAGGCGGCGGCCGACAGCAACTATCTGTCGGGCACCGTGCGCGATGTGGTGTTCCAGGGCGAAAGCCTGAAGGTAGAGGTGGCGTTGCCGGGCGGGGCCGAGATCGGCTTTCGCATGCCCAGCCACCATTACAACACCACCGCCCTGCCGCACCGGGGCGAAACCGTGCGGCTGAAACTGCATGTGCAGGACACGGTGATCGTGCCCCGCACCGCCGCATGA
- a CDS encoding ABC transporter permease translates to MTLSRLGLWIVTALILFFMVLPIVIVFVMSFSDSRFLSFPPKVFSLRWYDAYFGNRDWMDATWNSFLLAALTTLITVPIGTAAAYAANVSQSKLVRRMQIVLLTPVMVPVIILAAGLYMVYAQVGLVATKTGLVFAFAMMNLPYVFISVLAGLRSFDMNQEDVARSLGVSRLTAFMKVTLPQIRPSVITGALFAFIGALDETVVSIFIAGGENQTLPRRMFMSLRNEIDPTIAAISSVLISISFALVIISSLRGRKARAGHA, encoded by the coding sequence ATGACCCTTTCCCGCCTTGGCCTGTGGATTGTCACCGCGCTGATCCTGTTCTTCATGGTGCTGCCCATCGTCATCGTCTTTGTGATGTCGTTCTCGGACTCACGCTTCCTGTCGTTCCCGCCCAAGGTGTTCAGCCTGCGCTGGTATGACGCGTATTTCGGCAACCGCGACTGGATGGATGCCACCTGGAACAGCTTTCTGCTGGCCGCGCTGACCACGCTGATCACCGTGCCCATCGGCACCGCCGCGGCCTATGCCGCCAATGTCTCGCAATCGAAACTGGTGCGGCGGATGCAGATCGTGCTGCTGACGCCGGTGATGGTGCCGGTGATCATCCTGGCGGCCGGGCTTTACATGGTTTACGCGCAGGTCGGGCTGGTGGCCACGAAAACCGGGCTGGTGTTCGCCTTTGCCATGATGAACCTGCCCTATGTGTTCATCTCGGTGCTGGCCGGCCTGCGGTCGTTCGACATGAACCAGGAGGATGTGGCGCGCAGCCTGGGGGTGAGCCGCCTGACCGCCTTCATGAAGGTGACGCTGCCGCAGATCCGCCCGTCGGTGATCACCGGGGCGCTGTTCGCCTTTATCGGTGCGCTGGACGAGACCGTCGTTTCCATCTTCATCGCCGGGGGCGAGAACCAGACCCTGCCGCGCCGCATGTTCATGAGCCTGCGCAACGAGATCGACCCGACCATCGCGGCGATCAGTTCGGTCCTGATCTCGATCTCGTTCGCGCTTGTCATCATCTCCAGCCTGCGCGGCCGCAAGGCCCGGGCCGGGCACGCCTGA